The Salvelinus alpinus chromosome 25, SLU_Salpinus.1, whole genome shotgun sequence genomic sequence TAGTGGCTTGTTGGAAGTACAATTTAGCCAgaaccttctaatcagcaggttttgcATGGGTGGAGTTTTAGATTGTTAATACACCAACAGCAAAGAGAGTTCTAACTCTCTGTCAATAACAGTTAGTTTTCCGGTTAAATATCCCTCCCATGAGTCCCCTCCTCTTAAGTCCCTCACTTAGACAACTGCCAGACAGtcttagcaaaattcttgcttgacaaatagtttttgcaaaaaaaattttttttgtttattttcggCCATTTTAATGGAAActtttaattgttacccagaaatgatttgatattgagattaaaAAAACAACTGCCCTGGGTCTTTAAAGAAAATATTCAACCATGTTGTGTAATAAATAGAGGGCAATCTCTCACAACGCTTTTATGGTAGAAAAAGGGTGTGAATGGGTATGACAAATATGTTTAGTGGCTCTGTCCACACTGTGGGCATGGACACATAACCCTTACAACATGCCAGCTGTTCTTAACTAATACTAGCATTGTATCATCACAGTGTTCAACCTTTTAGatactgcctttaaaaagcaacaaatcccGTAGAATGTGGCATCGATTTGAGTCTCAAACAGTTATCCTAGTGtcaaaatgtactacaaagtgtaaataggatcattttggtcataaagtcaatcTCGTCTAAGAACGGAGTTTGGAACATCTGTGCGTCACAAcgggtaaatgaaggttgggtttcgATTTGACGATGTCCATTTGCCGACtaacatggggtgaacagctgCAGCGATTGCCCTCTATCCAATAacatagacagtgagacagacctgcaCCGCAGTTCCGACTTTGTTTGCATATGTATGAGACATGGATTAGGCTTCCGTGTCTCATTAGGGACAAACATCATTAACCAAACGCAGAATCGGTCAGGAAACACACCTCTAAGACTGAACTCTTGTTTttctaatgagcaacagaaaaGCACACTGTTCAGTGGCTCTTAAGTAAGTATACACACCTGATATAGACAAACAAGATCACACAAACGAACACATAAAATATGTTATATTTACAGTAACTTACGGTTTGCTGGTGCTGTGGTGctgctctccttcctctcctcacgTCTGAGACCTGTATGACAGCTATTTTATCCATCTCACAGTGTTTATGAGGGTCTTGTGTGATAAGGAGGCAGGACTAACCATGAAGACCTCAGTATACAGGAAATGAAACTGAAAGTGACCCAGTCCTGTGCTGGACTGAGTTCGATTGCACAAAGTTCCCTTCTTTCTGCCACATATTCAAAAAGTTTctctgatctaggaccagttttAATCCTCacaatcataatgaataagattacatgaacAGTGGGGACCAGATATTACCTGACATTTAAGGTGGTCGATGTTGTTTTGTGTCCAATGTTTTTCATTGAACAATATCTGAAACACCGCACAATAGTATTATACCAACACAACACCCCCTACCCACTCTCCACAACTTCCAGACTTCTTGTGAACTATCAAGTTTGAAGTTTTATTAGTCTTATGTATGGGATACACATGGTGTAcaccgtccaacgaaatgcttacttgcaggttccttcttgacAATGCAATAAAAGATAATCAAACCTATTTGAGGGAAATCTTCTGTTAAACCCTGTTAAACTTGGGGGAACTGTGGAGCTACGGTTAGAGGAAGTATGCCTGGTTCCTGTCATTCTGGCCCCTGTTGTCCTCACTCACTTGCGACAGACTCATACACATACATAGGGTCGCATGTTTTGCAGATGCTTGCATGGGGTAGCTTGACTATATAATGCTCCTGTACTCTGTCTGTTTTTGGCCTTTCACTCCATCTCACCTGCAGGGATGGGACGACCAGCCTCCTTATTATAATACGTTTTTAATAAAAGTAATACCTTGATTGATTATTGATTTTGCCTCTCCTCGTTATTAGTTAAAGGTAGAATTTCCACCACACATAAGAATAAGAAcacaaagtaaatggctcagtagaatagaataaacattttagcataagtattaTACTGGAAAGCACACATTATACACTCTTAGaacaaaaggtgctatctagaacataaaagggttctttgactgtccccatcggagaaccctttgaataaccctttttggtttcaggtagaacccttttgagttccatgtaaagtttcctttacacagagggttctacattgaacccgAAGGAGTTcaacctggaacccaaaagggttttacctggaaccaaaaacagatctatggggacagccgaagaacccttttggaacccttttttctaagtgtcttccaatatttacacgtgttttgGGGGGGCAAGTGTTCAATTGTCCAAtcataataagagtctggtagcagaaGTTGTGATGTAAatattagtcatttagcagacgctctcatccagagcgacttacaggagcaattagggttaagtgccttgctcaagggtacatagacagattttttacctagtcagcttggggattcgaaacagaaacctttcggttactggcccaacgctcttaacctgCCGCCCGTCTGTGTAGTAtgaatgtgtttgtgtatgtgtgtgtgtgcgtgtgcacgtgtgtgtttgtgtgtgtgcgtgagtgagtgagtaagtgagtgatCGAGCGAGTGCGTCTGCTATGTCAAAGGTTCATTAGGGAATTGATATCGGTGTTACTGTGACTACAGGTTCACTGTTCCGAGTTCATGGAGTACCCAGAGGTGGAGAATCTTCATGATTTCTACACCACTGAGGAGCGATACGTCCACACCCAGGACCAGCGAGGGCTCTACGTGGTGTACGACGTGGCTCTGAAAGACCTGGAGGAGCTGGAAGACACACTGACTCTTCTGGGCTCACACTACATCCAGAGGAGTAGTTGGAGGGTCAAGGGCCAGTCTGAGGGAGGCAGGGTCAAGGGTCAGTCTGAGAGGTCACATAGCTCTGCAACGACAGACCTCCACTCTTCCTGGGCTCAGACAGATGTGGATAGAGTTGCAGTTCTCCTAGACCTGTGGACATGCGAAGCTGCTTTTTTGGAGAGCAAAGTGCAGGTTAGTAAATATGCTGAACAGggccgtgttcattagggcacgaaACAGAAAACATCTTAAAATGTTCTGAAACGGAAAACAAAAATTCACATTTCTCGTTGGACatttagtccctccctgtttcagtctgttttcttctcattgatgcctaatgaacacgacccaggcgaTAATCAGTTTATTTTAAGTCCAGTATATTGCGTGTCATTACTTGAACCATGCTCTGTTAATTTCCAGCTGTTGAACTGCTATATTGAGGCCTACCAACATGTGACAGGACCAGAAGAGAGGTTCTCCTTGGCTCAGGTCATCACAGACATCATGCACAGGAGGCCTCGGCTACACCTGGACATGGGAGCAGAGTACTTTGTTCAGGCCTACCGGGcagagatggtctgtatgcagacacacCAGCAACTCATCAGAGCCGTGCTGGATAACCAAGTAATTGCTTCTGAAAAATTGTGGCACAGCCTAGAGAGCTATTGATGCCAGTGTGGATAGTTAAATCATAACAGGTGTATCTGCCTTGAAGGACCATGAATAAACTATTGGCTGGGATAGCCCGTTAGCAAAGATAATAAAGGCAATAGGTTTTGAAgttgaatatacagtatattcactttTCCATGCCATGCGTTCTAAAGGTCTCTCTAACTGTGTTATGTTGACTATTAGATAGATCGTCAGCGGCAATACCTCCATCGGGTGTGGAGAGGAGGTCAGGGACAGGGAGCTACTCCTTGTGACTATGGTCTTCCTCCTAACTATGTGGCCAAACATCTGGTGTCCCTCGGTGGTGGCAGGCAAGTCCTAGTTCTACCCATGAATTATAGACTGATTACAGTGTAATGTGATATCACCTCAAAACAGACTAACATGTTAAACAGTATAAATGAATAGCTAATATAAAAATGTGTGCGCACACCCCTGCCTGTCTGTTCTCTTGCTACCAGTCCCGCCCTGATGAATGTGTTCCTTCTGGAGGTGCACCACTCCCTAAGCCTGGCCTCTGAAATGTACCAGGCCCTGACCCAGGCTCACACTGAGCTCTGCCAGCTCCACCGTGCCAGGGGGGTGACGGAGAGAGTCACCCTGGAACAGAGACTCCTACAGCGGGCTCTGCAGCACTGGCACTCCCTGGATCCTCCCGGGGCCTACTATAGCTCTCAAACTCAAAAGGATGTGAGTCGAGTATCTGTATGACAGCTGTTTTATCCATCTCACAGTGTTTATGAGGGTGTTGTGTGATAAGGAGGCAGGACTAACCATGAAGACCTCAGAGTGTACAGGAAATGAAACTGAAAGTGACCCAGTCCTGTGCTGGACTGAGTTCGTTTCCACAAAGTTCCCTACTTTCTGCCACATATTCAACGTTTATCTGATCTAGGACCCGTTTTAATCCTCATAATCATAATGAATACGATTACATGAACAGTGGGGACCAGATATTACCTGACATTTACGGTGGTCGATGTTGTTTTGTGTCCAATGTTTTTCATTGAACAATATCTGAAACACAGCACAATAGTATTATACAAACACAACACCCCCTACCCACTCTCCACAACTTCCAGACTTCTTGTGAACTATGTGCAATGATTGCAAACAGATCGCAGCACCAATCAGCAATCATTTTTTTCTTTCGCTCCAGttgttttc encodes the following:
- the LOC139553196 gene encoding uncharacterized protein yields the protein MQLLGLDEGQEGEEGTSDTVTARGAYLSLLYLQHLKIRELQRISLGILNYLRSIERTLTFDTAGMRVEGGGACGGGGAGEGGAGGGRAAGGGGGGLVSTTEESSWMNAARGCSGTVGGLGSHLYSHNTPVDYKVHCSEFMEYPEVENLHDFYTTEERYVHTQDQRGLYVVYDVALKDLEELEDTLTLLGSHYIQRSSWRVKGQSEGGRVKGQSERSHSSATTDLHSSWAQTDVDRVAVLLDLWTCEAAFLESKVQLLNCYIEAYQHVTGPEERFSLAQVITDIMHRRPRLHLDMGAEYFVQAYRAEMVCMQTHQQLIRAVLDNQIDRQRQYLHRVWRGGQGQGATPCDYGLPPNYVAKHLVSLGGGRQVLVLPMNYRLITV